Below is a genomic region from Medicago truncatula cultivar Jemalong A17 chromosome 3, MtrunA17r5.0-ANR, whole genome shotgun sequence.
TAGTgaaataatgaaattttaacCTTATAAGAAAACACATACATACCAATATCATTTGAAATAGGTTGGATGGTCATATTGGCAAGATCATTGCGTGATGATTCCAACTCCTCAACTGTTAAAAATGGCGATGAATCCTCCAACACCCAATTATCATGATGATCATCAAGTAATTCATCATTGATGGGGTCATAGTTTCGAATTTTGTTGTTCCTAtaaatcattataaaaatataaagatttcTATCTAAAtgtaaaagattaaaaataaaaaatgatgaacatataaggtttattgtgaacaATCTCATTATGCAAAGAAACAAACACTATTTTATCAATGGATTAATATAACTAAAATATAGTAGTAATACATACCTATTTTCTAGCATTAAGTTGTAACGAACAAAGACTAGATCGTTAAGCCTTTGATGCTCCAacctatttcttttttttgagtGAATATGCTCAAACACACTCCAGTTTCTCTCACAACCAGAAGAGCTACAAGTTTGACTTAGAACCCGAATTGCCAATTTTTGCAA
It encodes:
- the LOC112420200 gene encoding uncharacterized protein: MLENRNNKIRNYDPINDELLDDHHDNWVLEDSSPFLTVEELESSRNDLANMTIQPISNDIDGLNLDEDDDYGNDAPDTNAENMDQSNVFDEAAGEDVEFLDELQIQSILTPWN